In Glycine max cultivar Williams 82 chromosome 10, Glycine_max_v4.0, whole genome shotgun sequence, the DNA window GAGCGTATTTCCTTTGGAAAAAGTAGGATTAGGGATACGGTGATAGCACAAAATAGAATACTGCTATTTTGGTATTGCACCACCTACCTTCTCCTCGAGAAAAACAAGCCCAAATACCAGCAACTTGAAAGCCCTATTGACCACAGCAAACCTCATTTAAAACTTGAGGAGCTCAATTCTGAACAAGTTGATCAGACAATTGAAGCTCCGCCAGTCAGTCAACTTGATTCCAAACAGCCCCTCGAGTCACCTGAAGTAGATCTTGTTGGCTCTTTTGTCCTTGAAGGTTTGTAATCAGCTGGGCCTACTGCTGTTCTTATCAGATATTCATCTATTTAAACCCATTAGGGTCGGCCTAGTGGTGGGGTTGGGGGTAGATGCATGAGGACTTATGTTCGATCCCCATTGCTGGCATTgtacaaaaaaagaagatattcatctatttattgatttatCTAATACAGGTACTAAATAGAAAGATACCTTTGCAAAGGATGACCAACAAATACTGAGACAGTAAGCCGTTTCCTATAGAACAGGACAACAAACACAATGTGATATTGGACAACGAAAACATCAGCTTATGCTTACAGGTTGTTAGTTTTTTGGTCGAATTACAGATTGTTATATGTAATAATAAACAGTCATGGTGGATAATCTTGGACTGTCTCATGGTGGTTCCTTTGATTATAGTGACTATTTTCATTAAATGATCAGAGATTCTGTGGAAATCATCCATGATATGGATTTTTCTTGAGGTTGGTCACAGGTTTCCTTTATATGAACTTAGTTATGAATTACATTGGCCTAATGAGTATCTATTTTAATGGGAGGAGAGGTGAGTGAAAAATAAATTCCTTTTGTTTAATGTAGTTAAAGGAAAGGAGAATAATTTAGTTAACATAGTTTAGCCCCTGGGTTCAAAGAGGTATTTACATTTATGATTTATCTCTCTTTAGGGTGAGGTGAATGTAAGTGATCTTTTGAGTTCAGAAGTTTTTTCTGCCTTGGACTGTTATCATTGCCtctttaagaaaaatttataaaataaatgttaatttactttttacaaTTAAAACTCTCTGACATCGAATAAGGCTGAAATGAAAtagatttttgtttctttattttcttttaactaaaatgagaaaattatataaaatatttttttggacaATTGaaagaaagtgtaaaaaaagttttagtttatttttcatgtaatataaatcaataattgaatgacaatataaaattattttacattgataatgatatattattttctcaaattatagcctatattaattgtttatttgtaatttgaatataattttatttgtctaTTTAAGGTATAaagcaaattttttatttttctttctttttcgttACATATCAAATAAGGGATTTCtggttttcttttaatattcttctttgtccttttattttattttccattgaACTAAACAGACTGTTGTAAGTTAATACGTAGCTTTGCTGTTTCTTGTCCCAAAGATTTGAACTTTGCCATCGTCGACTTGGATTGCCATGGGTATCACTTTATCAACTTGtcttcatttcttttaattttttcatcgtATTCGTTTAATTTATGAATCACATATTTTGTTcttatactatttttatttaaattctactACTATTAAATAAAGATGTCATGTCAAATCACAAGCTCAATTTATTAatgtctttatttcttttaatttttttcattttagtcgtTTAATTTATGAATCACCTATTTAGttcttatactattttttaatttaaattttattaaataaagatgTCATGTCAAGGAAAGTTAAATTCTAGACAAGGATCATTATTTATTTGACGCATCGacattcaaatatattattcttaGTATTGTATCGTAGCTTTGCGGCTTAGCCTATGTAACGACTAACGATCATGAATATGATTAGGTacatttatttgatttaaaaattgaatagtCTTCcaaatctcaatatattatggagATAATATCGACCAATTATACACCAAACCAAATCCAACGTGGTGATGTAAGACAAAGAAGGATCGCTTAGCGTAAGAAACATTCAAATAATTGGACACGCTACCTCCAATTCCAATTACATGGTGTGCCGTAATCCGCAATCTCTCTTTCTTGGAAACTATATCTTAATTTTACGCCCCAACTTCCACTCCACCGTCCTTTAATTTCCTTAACCAACAGCAACAACACACGAAGACGCACATGTATGCAGACATTATATATATGCATCACATGATCATccccataaaataaatatacaacaaCACATTCCAATCACAAAGCCAGCCATTGCAACATTTGATAATTCTtttgaagtcccagaaaatgCAAGCAACCTTTCTATGCTCCCATATGTTTCTATCATACCCTCTTCCAGTCAAATTGTTGCAGCGTAGTTCACCACACAAGTTGTTCAGTGATGGCACCACCACTCGTAGGAGTTTAATCTATGCATCAAAAAGAGACCCTTTTGGGCACCATTATGATGGAAATTTGGTGGATGAGAACATGATCCTTCTTAGAATGCGAATTCGTGAGATTGAGATGGTGGAAATGAAGGGTAAAGCTACTTCGGATTGGAGCGTATGGGAGAAGAAGTATTTTGCTGAGAATTATGGTTCGGATGTATGTGAAGCAGTTGGATTGTTGCAAAGAGTGTTAATGAACACCAGACCTTCTTTTGCATTGGGTATGCTAGCTCTTGTCATGCTAAGCATGTCCATGTCAACGTTGCAAGTTGGGTTTCATTTAATAGAATTTGCCAAGGGAATCATATGATATATATGATCTGAAAGGCCTTTTGCATGCATTAATCTAAGATCCATTCGAAACGATCAAGCACAAATTGGAAAATTCACATTGACAGCACAACTTCCGGTCAAAGCTGGGGCCATGGATTGCGGTCACaaatattgtttatatttttcttattttgttgaaaaaatgttGTTCATACTTATCATgtgtaaaaataacaaaattctttatgtagtaaaaaaaatttaaatagtatTCTTTGAAATTGAAAGTAATGTCgttttttccttatttggaCACTAGAGTAGAGCCACTTTACGAGTAAGTCACGTGACATAGAAAAAGTGGGGCtggaataaaaggaaaaataaaaacacgttGAATATAATAGGTCATTTTTTTACTCGAAAATATATTGCGTATTTTTTTAGGAAGAATATAATGCGTGATTAACGACTACATAAATCTGCTATTTAAATATTACTATAGGAGAAAATGTTGAAAGATGTGGTATcttacaaatataatatttcatcaatttccataaaaaaaaatcatcatgatcaatTAGAATCCTTTACATGGAAAACTAGGGTTTGTTAGAACCAGTTTGCCTAAAGATGTCATAAAGATGTCTTTCTTATGGTActgattaattaatatatatctcagttagattataattaattacaataaataatattattaaaaaagattaGTATATAACCCATGTAACATATATTAttagatttattaattaatatatatacttttttactggaatatatatatatatatacatatatatatatataataattcattgaataaaatgtatatatatatatatatatatatatatatatatatatatatataataattcattgaataaaatgtctacATGAAGCACCAGGAGTGCCCAATCAAAAcaagaactaaaatataaaaaaccaaTAATGTCCCAAAGTTCCTTCattgaaacaaaacaaaacttacAAAACAACCTCCCCATCAATGACAGTACCGTAAACAATAAAATGACTAAAACCAAAATGGTATACCAAAAGAAACATTATCCCATCATCGTGTTCAAGCAagacaaatttcaaataattccATTAAAGAGGACTCATTAATTCAAGCAAAATGATGACGAACACTTTTACATAAATCCTTCTAATATCATtgatattaacttttaaatatagATGCAAGGATAAGTACAAATATAGAGAAAGTTTTATTTGGTCATCGTGAAATATTACTAATAGAAAAATTCAattctttttctaaaagatattttttaatttaaaaatataatataaacgtTTTTGTTGGTCC includes these proteins:
- the LOC100788782 gene encoding uncharacterized protein LOC100788782 → MQATFLCSHMFLSYPLPVKLLQRSSPHKLFSDGTTTRRSLIYASKRDPFGHHYDGNLVDENMILLRMRIREIEMVEMKGKATSDWSVWEKKYFAENYGSDVCEAVGLLQRVLMNTRPSFALGMLALVMLSMSMSTLQVGFHLIEFAKGII